In Thermus caldifontis, one DNA window encodes the following:
- a CDS encoding IS5 family transposase has protein sequence MNPTRRFYPSDLTDEEWAILEPLIPAPKPGGRPAKVPRREIVNAILYVLEGGIKWRAMPHDLPHWSTVYHPFRKWQKEGVWERVAQALVRRDREREGRYASPSALVMDSQSVKTGEKGGPGDTTGRRRSKGSSFGVGAPKRKRQILTDTGGRLLKAFVHPA, from the coding sequence ATGAACCCTACACGCAGATTTTACCCCAGCGACCTTACGGACGAGGAGTGGGCCATCCTGGAGCCGTTGATCCCCGCCCCCAAGCCCGGCGGCCGACCCGCTAAGGTGCCCAGGAGGGAGATTGTTAACGCTATCCTCTACGTTCTGGAGGGCGGCATCAAGTGGCGGGCCATGCCCCATGACCTGCCCCATTGGTCCACGGTCTACCACCCCTTCCGCAAGTGGCAGAAGGAGGGGGTTTGGGAGAGGGTAGCCCAGGCCCTGGTCCGCCGTGACCGGGAACGGGAAGGGCGGTATGCTTCCCCCAGCGCCTTGGTGATGGACAGCCAATCGGTGAAGACAGGGGAAAAGGGGGGCCCCGGGGACACGACGGGGCGAAGAAGGTCAAAGGGCAGTTCATTTGGGGTAGGGGCCCCAAAGCGAAAGCGGCAGATCCTGACGGACACGGGGGGCCGTCTCTTGAAGGCCTTTGTCCACCCGGCCA
- a CDS encoding OsmC family protein: protein MPVRRASAIWEGGLRNGQGLMKLQSQAFEGPYSFPSRFEEGPGTNPEELIAAAHAGCFSMALAASLEREGFTPKRVSTEARVHLEMVEGKATITRIDLVTEAEVPGITPDRFQEIAQAAKEGCPVSRALGAVKAITLEARLA, encoded by the coding sequence ATGCCGGTAAGAAGGGCCAGTGCGATATGGGAAGGCGGTTTGCGTAACGGTCAGGGTCTAATGAAGCTGCAAAGCCAGGCCTTTGAGGGGCCCTATTCCTTCCCCTCCCGGTTTGAGGAGGGGCCGGGGACCAACCCCGAGGAGCTCATCGCCGCTGCCCATGCGGGGTGCTTCTCCATGGCCTTGGCGGCCTCCTTGGAGCGGGAAGGATTCACCCCCAAGCGGGTTTCCACGGAGGCCCGAGTGCACCTGGAGATGGTGGAGGGAAAGGCCACCATCACCCGCATTGACCTCGTTACCGAGGCGGAGGTGCCGGGGATAACCCCGGATAGGTTCCAGGAAATCGCCCAGGCAGCCAAGGAGGGCTGCCCGGTTTCCCGGGCCCTGGGGGCGGTGAAGGCCATCACCCTCGAGGCCCGCCTGGCCTAG
- a CDS encoding metalloenzyme, whose translation MLFLFVDGLGLGEALGELFPLLWELSPRALDATLGVEGLPQSGTGQTTLLTGVNAARLLGHHQGPFPSPRLRPLLQKSLYAWAKERGLRILHANAYRPEYLKRATGGRRLLLSAFAQAALLAGLPLLPLGHPKALSPGFWEDPYGLGAQAAALARGFDLVVLEYWALDLFAHRFPEALPERFLELSLFLKGFLEEGGTLLLTSDHGNAEEPWHTQHTRNPVPLVYTGEKTSFWPKDLAGFFPWLQVIITSKLTKSDRNT comes from the coding sequence GTGCTCTTCCTCTTCGTGGACGGTCTAGGCCTGGGGGAGGCCTTGGGGGAGCTCTTTCCCCTTCTTTGGGAGCTTTCCCCCAGGGCCTTGGACGCCACCTTGGGGGTGGAGGGCCTGCCCCAGTCGGGCACAGGCCAGACCACCCTCCTTACCGGGGTCAATGCCGCAAGGCTATTGGGCCACCACCAGGGACCCTTCCCCAGCCCCCGGCTCAGGCCCCTTCTCCAGAAAAGCCTGTACGCCTGGGCGAAGGAAAGGGGCCTACGCATCCTCCACGCCAACGCTTACCGCCCGGAATACCTAAAGCGGGCCACGGGGGGAAGAAGGCTCCTCCTCTCCGCCTTCGCCCAGGCGGCCCTTTTGGCGGGCCTTCCCCTTTTGCCCCTAGGACATCCCAAGGCCCTTTCCCCTGGGTTTTGGGAGGACCCCTATGGCCTAGGCGCCCAGGCCGCGGCCCTGGCCCGGGGCTTTGACCTGGTGGTCCTGGAGTATTGGGCCCTGGACCTCTTCGCCCACCGCTTCCCAGAGGCGCTACCCGAACGCTTCCTGGAGCTTTCCCTTTTCCTGAAGGGCTTCTTGGAGGAGGGGGGCACCCTCCTCCTCACCTCCGACCACGGCAATGCCGAGGAGCCCTGGCACACACAGCACACCCGAAACCCTGTACCCTTGGTCTATACGGGAGAGAAAACCTCCTTCTGGCCGAAGGATCTCGCGGGCTTTTTCCCTTGGTTGCAAGTGATTATCACTTCTAAACTTACAAAATCCGACCGGAATACTTGA
- a CDS encoding MalY/PatB family protein encodes MVLPPRKDSLKWGTYPEDVLPLWVADMDFPVAEPIQRAIRERAEGFLGYPPREGDLELRALILERTGLEGELAFMPGVVVGLYGAVAAFTAPGQGVLTQVPVYPPFLAAIRQQKRTVLANPLRETEEGYRLDLEGLERLAYASRLLLFCHPQNPTGRVFGEEELAALAAIARKHDLIVVSDELHAPLTYEKTHMPLARFLPERTLTLLGPGKAYNLAGLPIGAAVGPKPLVEALRRHLPHTFPNVLAMAAWKAALREGEAWLGETLARLRANRHRVAAWAKEVGLGHVPPEGTYLAWFKTPIPQAASFFLKEARVALNPGENFGEGYDRYVRLNFATYPEVLDEALKRLAEALRKA; translated from the coding sequence ATGGTGCTTCCCCCCCGCAAGGACTCCCTCAAGTGGGGCACCTACCCTGAGGACGTCCTGCCCCTTTGGGTAGCGGACATGGACTTCCCCGTGGCCGAGCCCATCCAGAGGGCCATACGGGAAAGGGCCGAGGGGTTTTTGGGCTACCCCCCCCGGGAGGGGGACCTGGAGCTTAGGGCCCTCATCCTGGAAAGGACGGGCCTAGAGGGCGAACTGGCCTTCATGCCCGGGGTGGTGGTGGGGCTCTACGGGGCGGTGGCCGCCTTCACCGCCCCTGGCCAGGGGGTCCTGACCCAGGTCCCCGTATACCCCCCGTTTCTGGCCGCCATCCGCCAGCAAAAACGCACGGTTCTGGCCAATCCTTTGCGGGAAACCGAGGAGGGGTACCGGCTGGACCTCGAGGGCCTGGAGCGCCTGGCCTACGCCAGCCGGCTCCTCCTCTTCTGCCACCCGCAAAACCCCACGGGCAGGGTCTTTGGGGAGGAGGAGCTTGCCGCTTTGGCCGCCATCGCCCGCAAGCACGACCTCATCGTGGTTTCCGACGAGCTCCATGCCCCTCTGACCTACGAAAAGACCCACATGCCCCTGGCCCGCTTCCTCCCCGAGCGCACCCTCACCCTGCTGGGACCGGGAAAGGCTTACAACCTGGCGGGGCTTCCCATTGGGGCGGCGGTGGGGCCTAAGCCCCTGGTGGAGGCCTTGAGGCGCCACCTGCCCCACACCTTCCCCAACGTGCTGGCCATGGCCGCCTGGAAGGCGGCCCTGAGGGAAGGGGAGGCCTGGCTTGGGGAAACCCTGGCCCGGCTTAGGGCCAACCGCCACCGGGTGGCGGCCTGGGCCAAGGAGGTGGGCCTCGGCCACGTTCCCCCGGAGGGCACCTACCTGGCCTGGTTCAAAACCCCCATTCCCCAGGCGGCCTCCTTTTTCCTCAAGGAGGCCCGGGTGGCCCTGAACCCTGGGGAAAACTTCGGGGAAGGGTACGATCGCTACGTGCGCCTCAACTTCGCCACCTACCCCGAGGTCCTGGACGAGGCCCTAAAGCGCCTTGCCGAAGCCCTAAGAAAAGCCTAA
- a CDS encoding sulfurtransferase, translating into MEIPPEAVLVDTRPRAAYEAGHLPGARHLDLSAPRLRLREEAELKALEAGLTELFRELGLKSPVILYDEGLTSRLCRTAFFLGLGGLEVALWTEGWEAHATEREEPKPERSDTIARLRRDWLLTADEAARHPLLLDVRSPEEYQGKVHPPCCPRGGRIPGSQNAPLEIFLEPDKVLKGLGLEPGQEVGVYCHSGARSAVAFFVLRSLGVRARNYLGSMHEWLAEGLPTEP; encoded by the coding sequence ATGGAGATCCCTCCCGAAGCCGTCCTGGTGGACACCCGTCCCCGGGCCGCCTACGAGGCAGGCCACCTGCCCGGCGCCCGGCACCTGGACCTTTCCGCCCCCCGGCTTCGCCTGCGGGAAGAGGCGGAGCTTAAGGCCCTGGAAGCCGGCCTCACCGAGCTTTTCCGGGAACTGGGGCTCAAAAGCCCCGTGATCCTTTACGACGAGGGCCTAACCAGCCGCCTCTGCCGTACCGCCTTCTTCCTGGGGCTTGGGGGGCTGGAGGTGGCGCTTTGGACCGAGGGCTGGGAAGCCCACGCCACCGAGCGGGAAGAGCCCAAACCCGAGCGCTCGGACACGATAGCCCGCCTCCGGCGGGACTGGCTCCTCACCGCAGACGAGGCGGCCAGGCACCCCCTTCTTTTGGACGTGCGGAGCCCCGAGGAATACCAGGGCAAGGTCCACCCCCCATGCTGCCCCAGAGGCGGGCGTATCCCGGGAAGCCAAAACGCCCCCCTGGAGATCTTTCTGGAGCCGGATAAGGTGCTAAAGGGGCTCGGCCTGGAGCCGGGGCAGGAGGTGGGGGTCTACTGCCACTCCGGGGCCCGGAGCGCCGTGGCCTTCTTCGTGCTGAGGAGCCTGGGGGTGAGGGCCAGGAACTACCTGGGCTCCATGCACGAGTGGCTGGCAGAAGGGCTTCCCACCGAGCCATGA
- a CDS encoding iron ABC transporter substrate-binding protein, whose translation MQLGRFLTLIGIVALGLASAQQQTLTLYSGRGQSLVEPLVKQFQAETGIRVQVRYGTDAQILAALQEEGSRSPADIFWANTAGALGQAASKGLLRPLGDTLLKQPLAFVPESKAWVPVTLRLRALAYNPQKFKPEELPGSILDLPRFAQEKGLAGRIGWTPTYSSFQDMVAGMIALYGESRTREWLSAMKALNPKSYASNSAMLDAIRAGEIELGSTNHYYVVRFRRAGYNLGLHYFKDGDVGNLALVTGAGILKTSKNLVAANRFLTYLLSPKGQQYFTGTVGEYPLVKGVVADAHLLPLEEALKKSPKLDFEKLPLDQALRLLRELGIL comes from the coding sequence ATGCAGCTTGGAAGGTTCCTTACCCTGATCGGCATTGTGGCTTTAGGATTGGCTTCCGCCCAGCAACAGACCCTAACCCTCTACTCCGGGCGGGGGCAGAGCCTGGTGGAACCCCTAGTAAAGCAGTTTCAGGCGGAAACGGGTATCCGGGTCCAGGTGCGCTACGGTACCGACGCCCAGATCCTGGCAGCCCTGCAGGAGGAGGGAAGCCGGTCGCCGGCCGATATCTTCTGGGCCAACACCGCCGGTGCCCTGGGCCAGGCGGCCAGCAAAGGGCTCCTACGGCCTTTGGGAGACACCCTCCTGAAGCAGCCCTTGGCCTTCGTGCCCGAGTCCAAAGCCTGGGTACCGGTGACCCTGCGCCTAAGGGCTTTAGCCTATAACCCCCAGAAGTTCAAGCCGGAAGAGCTTCCCGGAAGCATCCTGGACCTCCCCCGCTTCGCCCAGGAAAAGGGCCTGGCGGGCAGGATTGGCTGGACCCCCACCTACTCCAGCTTCCAGGACATGGTGGCAGGGATGATCGCCCTCTATGGGGAAAGCAGAACTCGGGAATGGCTTTCCGCCATGAAGGCCCTCAACCCCAAGAGCTACGCCTCCAACTCGGCCATGCTGGACGCCATCCGCGCCGGGGAGATCGAGCTCGGCTCCACCAACCACTACTACGTGGTGCGCTTCCGCCGGGCTGGGTACAACCTGGGCCTTCACTACTTCAAGGACGGGGATGTGGGCAACCTGGCCCTGGTCACCGGGGCAGGCATCCTGAAGACCTCCAAGAACCTGGTGGCCGCCAACCGCTTCCTCACCTACCTCCTCTCCCCCAAGGGGCAGCAGTATTTTACGGGGACTGTGGGGGAATACCCCTTGGTGAAGGGGGTGGTGGCCGACGCCCACCTCCTGCCCTTGGAAGAAGCGCTGAAGAAAAGCCCGAAGCTGGACTTTGAGAAGCTTCCCCTGGACCAGGCCCTGAGGCTCCTAAGGGAGCTGGGCATCCTCTAA
- a CDS encoding glutaredoxin family protein: MLFPMDLVLVTREGCGLCEKAERALWTLGIPYVRRDVDQDPELFRLYTFRVPVLLLGDRVLLEGIFDERSLMELVSKLQGGGEA; the protein is encoded by the coding sequence ATGCTTTTTCCCATGGACCTGGTCCTCGTCACCCGGGAAGGATGTGGCCTGTGCGAAAAGGCAGAAAGGGCCCTTTGGACTTTGGGAATACCCTATGTGCGCCGGGATGTGGACCAAGACCCCGAGCTCTTCCGCCTCTACACCTTCCGGGTACCCGTGCTCCTTCTGGGGGATAGGGTGCTTTTGGAGGGCATCTTTGACGAGAGGTCGCTGATGGAGCTGGTGTCAAAGCTCCAAGGAGGGGGTGAGGCATGA
- a CDS encoding acetyl-CoA hydrolase/transferase family protein — translation MSYRKKLTSPEDAVTLIRSGMRVFVSGNAATPTPILEALAARKDELENVELVHLLQMGEDPFAPPEMEGHFRRRSLFVGPADREAVNQGRADYVPVMLHQVPWLFKRRILPLDAAIVQVSPPDEHGFCSLGVEVIATKAALEAAPLVIAMVNPRMPRTLGDTFVHVSRFTAIVELDWPLPELRREGFGEVERRIGEHVASLIEDGATLQMGIGAIPDAVLASLEGRRDLGVHTEMISDGVLEAFEKGLITGARKTLHPGKVIGTFVLGSERLYRFVHDNPLFELHPADYVNDPFVVAQNRKMVAINSAIEVDLTGQVVADSIGTRIYSGFGGQLDFIRGAARSEGGKPIIALPSTAKGHSRIVPYLKPGAGVVTTRADVHYVVTEWGIAELFGRSLGERAMALIHIAHPDFREELLKVAWERRLLPRSHPGVSLPQGKSPGEGA, via the coding sequence ATGAGCTACCGCAAGAAGTTGACTTCCCCCGAGGACGCCGTCACCCTCATCCGATCCGGCATGCGGGTCTTCGTTTCCGGAAACGCCGCTACCCCCACCCCCATCCTGGAGGCCCTGGCCGCCCGCAAGGACGAGCTGGAGAATGTGGAGCTTGTTCACCTTCTGCAGATGGGGGAGGATCCCTTCGCCCCGCCAGAGATGGAGGGCCATTTCCGCCGCCGCTCCCTCTTTGTGGGCCCTGCCGACCGGGAGGCGGTGAACCAGGGCCGGGCCGACTACGTGCCCGTCATGCTCCACCAGGTGCCTTGGCTTTTCAAGAGGCGCATCCTGCCCCTGGATGCCGCCATCGTCCAGGTATCCCCTCCCGACGAGCACGGGTTTTGCTCCTTGGGGGTGGAGGTGATCGCCACCAAGGCGGCCCTCGAGGCCGCCCCCCTGGTTATCGCCATGGTGAACCCCAGGATGCCCAGAACCCTGGGGGATACCTTCGTGCACGTTTCCCGCTTCACCGCCATCGTGGAGCTGGACTGGCCCTTGCCCGAGCTTAGGCGGGAGGGGTTTGGCGAGGTGGAGCGGAGGATAGGGGAGCACGTGGCGAGCCTCATAGAGGACGGGGCCACCTTGCAGATGGGCATCGGGGCCATCCCCGATGCCGTTTTGGCCAGCCTCGAGGGCCGGCGCGACCTTGGGGTCCACACGGAGATGATCTCGGATGGGGTGTTGGAGGCCTTTGAAAAGGGCCTTATCACCGGGGCCCGGAAAACCCTTCACCCCGGCAAGGTGATCGGCACCTTTGTCCTGGGCTCGGAACGGCTTTACCGTTTCGTCCACGACAACCCCCTCTTTGAGCTCCACCCCGCCGATTACGTGAACGACCCCTTCGTGGTGGCCCAAAACCGCAAGATGGTGGCCATCAACTCCGCCATCGAGGTGGACCTCACCGGCCAGGTGGTGGCGGACTCCATCGGTACCCGCATCTACTCGGGCTTTGGCGGCCAGCTGGATTTCATCCGGGGGGCGGCGAGAAGCGAGGGGGGCAAGCCCATCATCGCCCTCCCCTCCACCGCCAAGGGGCATAGCCGCATCGTCCCCTACCTGAAACCGGGTGCAGGGGTGGTTACCACCCGGGCCGATGTGCACTACGTGGTCACCGAGTGGGGCATCGCCGAGCTCTTTGGCCGCTCCCTAGGGGAAAGGGCCATGGCCCTCATCCACATCGCCCACCCCGATTTCCGGGAGGAGCTCCTAAAGGTGGCCTGGGAGAGGAGGCTCCTTCCCCGGAGCCATCCTGGGGTTTCTCTTCCCCAAGGGAAGAGTCCCGGGGAAGGGGCCTAG
- a CDS encoding DUF456 family protein: MDAFADWLFVVLWGAGVLLTLVPFVPATLLILAAALLHEALVGFRELSLGLWLALGVLALLAMSLDNLATLLGARRYGAGRAGLWGAFLGGLLGLFLGVVGVLLLPFLLAWLFEYLSGRKPQEALRAAWGTLVGLMGGVVAKAILHVAMGLLVIRTIFQG, translated from the coding sequence GTGGATGCCTTCGCCGATTGGCTCTTCGTGGTCCTGTGGGGAGCGGGGGTGCTCTTAACCCTCGTGCCCTTTGTCCCCGCCACCCTTTTGATCCTGGCCGCCGCCCTCCTCCACGAGGCCCTGGTGGGCTTCCGGGAACTTTCCTTGGGCCTGTGGCTGGCCCTAGGGGTTCTGGCCCTCCTGGCCATGAGCCTGGACAACCTGGCCACCCTCTTGGGAGCCAGGAGGTACGGAGCCGGACGGGCAGGGCTTTGGGGAGCGTTTTTGGGAGGACTCCTGGGCCTCTTCCTGGGGGTGGTGGGGGTTTTGCTCCTCCCCTTTTTGCTGGCCTGGCTCTTTGAGTACCTTTCGGGGCGCAAACCCCAGGAGGCCCTTCGGGCGGCCTGGGGCACCCTGGTGGGCCTCATGGGGGGTGTGGTGGCCAAGGCGATCCTCCACGTGGCCATGGGGCTTCTAGTGATCCGGACCATCTTTCAGGGCTAG
- the lgt gene encoding prolipoprotein diacylglyceryl transferase translates to MIQIGPLRIQWYGFLLTLAIFIGFELAKRRLRAWGLDAERFEAVAFWAVVFGVVGARLGYVLTSPGYFLQNPVEVLYIWHGGLSFHGAILGGALVFLYFHKRKGYPLWPYLDAATPGVALGIIAGRVGNLMNGSDTVGRLTSLPIGFTWPEWAKGFPGICPGIEDISQVYRCDELLRGPVHLTQIYGALVGLILLPLSYYWLRKKPFYGYAFWNFILWYSVLRSVLEEPFRLNPLWLPVYRNDELGIGLFTATQVVSLPLILLSWYMLRRLGR, encoded by the coding sequence ATGATCCAGATCGGCCCCTTGCGCATCCAGTGGTATGGCTTTCTCCTTACCCTGGCCATCTTCATCGGCTTTGAACTGGCCAAGCGCAGGCTTAGGGCCTGGGGGTTGGATGCGGAGCGGTTTGAGGCGGTGGCCTTCTGGGCGGTGGTTTTCGGGGTGGTGGGGGCCAGGCTGGGCTATGTCCTCACCTCCCCCGGCTACTTTCTGCAGAACCCGGTGGAGGTCTTATACATCTGGCACGGGGGGCTTTCCTTCCACGGGGCCATCCTGGGCGGGGCCCTGGTCTTCCTCTACTTTCATAAGCGCAAGGGCTACCCCCTCTGGCCCTACCTGGACGCCGCCACCCCGGGGGTGGCCTTGGGCATCATCGCCGGGAGGGTCGGGAACCTGATGAACGGCTCCGACACCGTGGGCCGCCTCACCTCCTTGCCCATCGGCTTCACCTGGCCGGAGTGGGCCAAGGGGTTTCCCGGAATCTGCCCCGGCATTGAGGATATCTCCCAGGTCTATCGGTGTGACGAGCTCCTCCGGGGACCCGTGCACCTCACCCAGATCTACGGGGCCCTGGTGGGCCTCATCCTCCTGCCCCTTTCCTACTACTGGCTTCGCAAGAAGCCCTTCTACGGGTATGCCTTTTGGAACTTTATCCTCTGGTACAGCGTGCTCCGCTCGGTTTTGGAGGAGCCCTTCCGGCTGAACCCTTTGTGGCTTCCCGTGTACCGCAATGACGAGCTGGGCATTGGCCTCTTCACCGCCACCCAGGTGGTGAGCCTGCCCCTCATCCTCCTTTCCTGGTACATGCTGCGGCGCCTGGGCCGGTAA
- a CDS encoding Hsp20/alpha crystallin family protein, with protein sequence MALVRRDARPMEITPFRTWGPLSLLEEANRLFEEVLGDFARPVATYVAPADLYETDEALVLEMAVPGLAPEDLEVSLEGSKLTIRGQVRPAEEAKVRRYYLQEIPHGSFVRTFTLPVEVDASQAKAEFRHGILHLTLPKVAEARAKRIPIEVVQ encoded by the coding sequence ATGGCCCTGGTTCGCAGGGATGCGCGGCCCATGGAGATTACCCCCTTCCGCACTTGGGGTCCTCTCTCCCTCCTGGAGGAGGCCAACCGGCTCTTTGAGGAGGTTTTGGGCGACTTTGCCCGGCCCGTGGCCACCTATGTGGCTCCTGCTGACCTCTACGAGACCGACGAGGCCTTGGTCCTGGAGATGGCGGTGCCGGGCCTGGCGCCTGAGGACCTCGAGGTGAGCCTCGAGGGCAGCAAGCTCACCATCAGGGGCCAGGTGAGGCCTGCGGAGGAGGCCAAGGTGCGCCGTTACTACCTGCAGGAAATCCCCCATGGCTCCTTCGTGCGCACCTTCACCCTTCCCGTGGAGGTGGATGCCTCCCAGGCCAAGGCGGAGTTCCGCCACGGGATCCTGCATCTCACCCTGCCCAAGGTGGCCGAGGCCCGGGCCAAGCGGATCCCCATCGAGGTGGTCCAGTAA
- a CDS encoding zinc ribbon domain-containing protein: MGSVNGADAPHRGQLEALKALYDLQEKDLEIDRLQKEAETLPQDLVSVKAQVEALEDRLSDLLERQAELRKEYNRHSLDIEDLTAKEKQAEAEQRQAQSAREQTQYENRIQQIKDRIKELLELSTPIMEAMENLENEIQEVEAELAALKPRLEELLEANRVRVEALRAEIALRLEERSLMAQAIPAPVLKEYEAIRRARKGTGIARMHRQGQVFRCEGCNVVLPTHVAQKVVQGQLVRCPSCGRLLWKGEG; this comes from the coding sequence ATGGGAAGCGTGAACGGGGCGGATGCTCCCCACAGGGGACAGCTTGAGGCGCTTAAGGCTCTTTATGACCTGCAGGAAAAGGACCTGGAGATAGACCGATTGCAAAAGGAGGCGGAAACCCTCCCCCAGGACCTGGTTTCGGTGAAGGCCCAGGTGGAGGCCCTGGAGGACCGGCTTTCTGACCTCCTGGAGCGCCAGGCGGAGCTCCGCAAGGAGTACAACCGCCACAGCCTGGACATCGAGGACCTCACCGCCAAGGAAAAGCAGGCGGAAGCCGAGCAGCGCCAAGCCCAAAGCGCCCGCGAGCAGACCCAGTACGAAAACCGCATCCAGCAGATCAAGGACCGCATCAAGGAACTCCTGGAGCTTTCCACCCCCATCATGGAGGCCATGGAGAACCTGGAAAACGAGATCCAGGAGGTGGAAGCCGAGCTCGCCGCCCTAAAGCCCCGCCTGGAAGAACTCCTGGAGGCCAACCGGGTAAGGGTGGAGGCCCTTAGGGCGGAGATCGCCCTCAGGCTTGAGGAACGCTCCCTCATGGCCCAGGCCATCCCTGCCCCTGTCCTGAAGGAGTACGAGGCCATCCGCCGGGCCCGCAAGGGCACCGGCATCGCCCGCATGCACCGCCAGGGCCAGGTCTTCCGCTGCGAAGGGTGCAACGTGGTCCTGCCCACCCACGTGGCCCAGAAGGTGGTGCAGGGGCAGCTGGTGCGCTGCCCCTCCTGTGGCCGGCTCCTGTGGAAAGGGGAGGGCTAG
- a CDS encoding MBL fold metallo-hydrolase, whose translation MRVYRLSVGPLQENTYLVEGEEGTVLIDPGDEAERILALLESTGLTPEAILLTHAHFDHVGAVAPLVEALSLPVFLHPLDLPLYRHAAEVARIWGLAIPAPPLPVEPLEEGQVLFGLTVWHLPGHSPGHVAFLHPGGDEEPPRLLSGDLLFKGSIGRYDLPGASREELFRSLKRLLTLPQGTEVYPGHGPPTTLALEAQTNPFLLGLEWEA comes from the coding sequence ATGAGGGTCTACCGCCTGAGCGTGGGCCCCCTCCAGGAAAACACCTACCTGGTGGAGGGCGAAGAAGGGACGGTGCTCATCGACCCCGGGGACGAGGCGGAACGGATTCTGGCCCTCCTGGAGTCCACGGGGTTAACCCCCGAGGCCATCCTGCTCACCCACGCCCACTTTGACCACGTGGGGGCGGTGGCCCCCTTGGTGGAGGCCCTGTCCCTACCCGTCTTCCTCCATCCCCTGGACCTCCCCCTTTACCGGCATGCGGCGGAGGTGGCCCGCATTTGGGGCCTTGCCATCCCCGCTCCCCCCTTGCCGGTGGAACCCTTGGAGGAAGGGCAGGTCCTTTTCGGCCTCACCGTATGGCACCTTCCCGGCCATAGCCCCGGCCATGTGGCCTTCCTTCACCCCGGCGGGGACGAAGAACCCCCCCGCCTCCTTTCCGGGGACCTCCTTTTTAAGGGGAGCATCGGCCGCTACGACCTTCCGGGGGCAAGCCGGGAGGAGCTTTTCCGCTCCCTAAAGCGCCTCCTCACCCTGCCCCAAGGTACGGAGGTCTACCCGGGGCACGGGCCCCCCACCACCCTGGCCCTCGAGGCCCAGACCAACCCCTTCCTCCTGGGGTTAGAATGGGAAGCGTGA
- a CDS encoding alanine dehydrogenase has product MEFGLPKEQGVVKTQPPFGEVREGRVALTPQGVRELVNRGHRVYVERGAGERAGFPDALYEEAGARLVSREEAFGRGEVVLKVGRPTLEEVALLRPGATVMAFLHLAVAESTLVEAMAEKGLTAIGYELIGAEGRRPVLKAMSEIAGRLAPQIAGRLLEAPFGPGVLLSGLPGIPPADVVILGAGVLGRAAARSFLGTGASVYLLDKELSALEEASREAQGAVTALITQTRLERYVAFADVLVGAVAVPGERAPLLLSRALLSRMRPGAVLLDFAIDQGGIAETSRVGVYQELGITHFCLPNVPALVPRTSSHALTATLLPFLLKVEEDPLALPELRQGAYLLLGQKGGHLE; this is encoded by the coding sequence ATGGAGTTTGGCCTACCCAAGGAACAGGGCGTGGTCAAGACCCAACCCCCCTTTGGGGAGGTGCGGGAGGGCCGGGTGGCCCTCACCCCCCAGGGGGTGCGGGAGCTGGTGAACCGGGGCCACCGGGTCTATGTGGAGCGGGGGGCAGGGGAGCGGGCCGGGTTTCCCGACGCCCTGTATGAGGAGGCCGGAGCCCGGCTGGTGAGCCGGGAGGAGGCCTTTGGCCGGGGGGAGGTGGTCTTGAAGGTGGGAAGGCCCACCCTCGAGGAGGTCGCCCTCCTCCGCCCTGGGGCCACGGTGATGGCCTTTTTGCACCTGGCGGTGGCGGAGTCCACCTTGGTGGAGGCCATGGCGGAAAAGGGCCTAACCGCCATCGGGTACGAACTCATCGGGGCGGAGGGAAGGCGCCCCGTGCTCAAGGCCATGAGCGAGATCGCCGGCCGCCTGGCCCCCCAGATTGCGGGGAGGCTTTTGGAGGCCCCCTTCGGCCCCGGGGTGCTCCTTTCGGGCCTGCCCGGGATTCCCCCTGCGGATGTGGTCATCCTGGGGGCGGGGGTTTTGGGGAGGGCGGCGGCCCGTTCCTTTTTGGGGACGGGGGCCTCGGTCTACCTCCTGGACAAGGAGCTTTCCGCTCTGGAGGAAGCCTCGAGGGAGGCCCAAGGGGCGGTGACCGCCCTCATCACCCAGACCCGCCTGGAGCGGTACGTGGCCTTCGCCGACGTCCTAGTGGGGGCGGTGGCGGTGCCGGGGGAAAGGGCCCCCCTCCTCCTGAGCCGGGCCCTGCTTTCCCGCATGCGCCCGGGGGCCGTGCTCCTGGACTTCGCCATTGACCAAGGGGGGATCGCCGAGACCAGCCGGGTGGGGGTTTACCAGGAGCTGGGCATCACCCACTTCTGCCTCCCCAACGTTCCCGCCCTGGTGCCCCGTACCAGCAGCCATGCCCTTACCGCCACCCTTTTGCCCTTTCTCCTAAAGGTGGAGGAGGACCCCTTGGCGCTTCCCGAGCTCCGGCAGGGGGCTTACCTCCTCCTGGGCCAGAAAGGAGGCCACCTGGAATGA